CTATCTAAATTTTTCCACCAATCATAAATTAACTCCTCATTATCAACAACTACTTCTATAAAATCACCTCTCCTAACCACCAAATTGTGTTTGATCAGAATTTCTATTATTTCATAAATTTCATCTAATCGAGAACCAGGATAAAAAGCATCTATAAAACAGCAAATTTCATGATTGAACATACTTTGAGCTCCCAAAAACTTAAATAATGATATATTCGTTAATAGTTCCATTCCACCATTTTTAACATTGCCTTCTCCTAACTCTTGTTTAATCAATTCTAAAGAGGAGGTTTGACCTTCAAGAGATACATTGTTACTAAGATTTTGGATAACTTTTCTTATGTCCCCTCCAAGTTCATTTGCTAATTCTTCAGCTTTGTTATACCCAAATTTAGTTAGCAGAATTTCTTTAGAAATTTCAATGGTATCATCTTTAGAAATTTCATATTCATTGTACACTTGCTGAGAGGTATTGCTTAAAGTAATTAGTTTAATATTCGTTTCATTAAAATGATCTTCAAAAGCTTGTATATTATTATTAGGACAATTATCAAGAATTAGTATTTTAGACTGATCCAGAGATCTTAATAGGTGTATTTGCTTAGATATATCACCTCCCGTTGCACCATCAAAATTATGATAAATAATTCGGTTTAATTGTTCTGGCATTGCATCTAAACTACCATTTTTTCGAAAAATTTCGAACAATATTCTAGATTTTCCACTCTTAAGTGGGCCGACAATTCGAAGTGGTTTATTATCCTGAATAACTCGAGCCCTAATTTCAGAGAGTATTATTTCAGTTTTTTTTGTAAGTATAAATAATATTCGTGATTCCCTTTCCCATTCATAATAGGGTTGTAATGGGCTTAAAATATTTTTTTGATGCTCAATAGTTGAGTTTATAGCTGTTCTTATCGCCCCTTCCAAAGCTTTAGTAAGAACTTTCAATTCTTCTACTTTAATATGTGATTGGCTGAAACGTTTTTCTGATAAATTATAAGAAATTGGATATCTTAGCCCCTTCATATCTACTGGCAATAGGGATGGATCACCAAATGCCGTATTCATTACTAAAATTGTTCTCTCAAAATTTTTGATACCCCAAGAGTAACCAGTTTCAATAAGTACATTTGGATTAGGTGCTGGTTTTAATTCTATTGTTTTATCAATTTCAATAAAATATTGCTTGCCATCTTCAAAAAAACTAACACCTTTCGATTGCCAAATTTTTGAAGATGTATAAGTAATATCCCCAATAAAGACATCCGCTTTCGCTGATTGCTTTAACATAGTTTCTAGCAGTGGTGCATTGCCACCAACTCCTCTAAAACCCTCAAGCAATGGATCAATATCAAATTCTTTGATATTCTTTATCGCTTTTTCTATTGCTTTTCTTATGAAGCCTAGATTAAGCTTAGAATCAGTATCTGTTTGAAAAGAATAAAATATCTTGTACCCCATAACCTAAAACACCTGATTAATTAAACTCTTTTGTAAGGCTTTGGAACTTGAGATTTTGGATTCTAATTCTATTATTGAATTATATATTTTATCATATTTAAAAGCAAGTTCTTCCTGTGCATCTAAAATAAAGGAAGGAATAAAATAATTTAAAACATCGTCATCTGATATAGTTGGATATGTTGAACCAGTAGCAAGCCTTGACATCAAACTCAAAAAATATTGATTCCAAGCAAGACAATGAAATAAATAATTGGGGGCCACTTTTGTGCAATCGGGTAACAAAATTGAAAATCCATTAGAGACTACTTGCTCTTCATTTAATATAGTTATTGCACCTCTATTAGGTCTAACTTTAGATACTAAAACTGAATTTTTACTAGCAATTACAGAACCTTTTACAGATTCTTTATCTTTAAATTCAATAGTTTTGTTTGCCAAATTTATATCGCCAATTTCAATATAGGGTATAATACCTACCTCACTTTTTTTAGGTCTATTTTTTAAAATTAAATGTTTAATCTGAATTTTATTTTTCGACTTTTCAAATAATGATTTAATCTCACTTGATAAAGTAATTCGTAATTTATCGACAAATTCCTTCTCACTCTCAATCACGTCATCCATAGCCCAAAGTAATTCAGCAAATTTAGCTTGTTGGTCTTTTGGTGGTAGCAGAAATTCTTGCTGTTTTAAATCACCCCAATTTATGGTTGGTGACAATCCACCTACTGAAATATCTACCATGCGGTGCATAAATTGGTCTGAATGTAAAAAGAACGGAAATAGTTTTGGATCTATAATTTCAGGATTTGCTCTAAACACAAAAGCATGTGCAGAACAAATACCATCAAAATCTACAATAGCTGCTTTACGCTGATAAGCACGACGTTTTCCAAAAATAACATCTCCTGGATAACATCTTAACTTTCCGCCTTTAACATCGTTTGGTGTTCCAAATCTTCTAATATGAATATCATCGGCATCAAGGTGCTCTAAACCAACATAAGTTTCTAAATCTGTTTTGTTGGGGTTGACGGTTTCTGAAATTTTTTGAGCAATGTCTTCAAAATTAAAAATTTCCCAAGTAGACTTATCTAAATTATTTAAATCTATTTTTTGTGTCAT
The sequence above is drawn from the Cellulophaga sp. Hel_I_12 genome and encodes:
- a CDS encoding restriction endonuclease subunit S, which encodes MTQKIDLNNLDKSTWEIFNFEDIAQKISETVNPNKTDLETYVGLEHLDADDIHIRRFGTPNDVKGGKLRCYPGDVIFGKRRAYQRKAAIVDFDGICSAHAFVFRANPEIIDPKLFPFFLHSDQFMHRMVDISVGGLSPTINWGDLKQQEFLLPPKDQQAKFAELLWAMDDVIESEKEFVDKLRITLSSEIKSLFEKSKNKIQIKHLILKNRPKKSEVGIIPYIEIGDINLANKTIEFKDKESVKGSVIASKNSVLVSKVRPNRGAITILNEEQVVSNGFSILLPDCTKVAPNYLFHCLAWNQYFLSLMSRLATGSTYPTISDDDVLNYFIPSFILDAQEELAFKYDKIYNSIIELESKISSSKALQKSLINQVF